The Megalobrama amblycephala isolate DHTTF-2021 linkage group LG20, ASM1881202v1, whole genome shotgun sequence genome includes a window with the following:
- the ndufb8 gene encoding NADH dehydrogenase [ubiquinone] 1 beta subcomplex subunit 8, mitochondrial, whose product MAALRAGLLTRALTKGKTPRISEIVLGTRAASGGSKDMLPGPYPKTPEEIAAAAKKYNMTLEDYQPFPDDGMGHGDYPMLPNRSQQERDPWYQWDHPDLRRNWGEPLHYDFDMYIRNRVDTSPSPVDWRTMRNTLLGFVGFMMLMFGLGEIFPCYQPVAPKQYPYNNLYLERGGDPEKEPETVNHYEI is encoded by the exons ATGGCGGCCCTCAGAGCGGGTCTCCTGACCCGAGCACTAACTAAAGGAAAAACACCGAGAATCTCGGAAATTGTCCTCGGAACGAGAGCAG CCTCTGGTGGTTCGAAGGACATGCTGCCCGGTCCGTACCCCAAAACCCCAGAGGAGATAGCAGCAGCGGCCAAGAAATACAACATGACGCTGGAAGATTACCAGCCCTTTCCTGATGACGGCATGGG GCATGGTGACTACCCCATGCTGCCGAACCGATCGCAGCAAGAGAGAGACCCCTGGTATCAGTGGGACCATCCTGATCTGAGGAGGAACTGGGGAGAGCCG CTCCACTATGACTTCGACATGTACATCAGGAACAGGGTTGACACGTCTCCGAGTCCCGTGGACTGGAGGACCATGCGTAACACCCTGCTGGGGTTCGTGGGCTTCATGATGCTGATGTTTGGCTTGGGCGAGATATTCCCCTGCTACCAGCCCGTG GCACCTAAACAGTATCCTTACAACAACCTGTATCTGGAGAGAGGTGGAGATCCAGAGAAAGAACCAGAAACTGTCAATCATTATGAAATCTAA